The window TACAGTTTGAACTTACTTACTTTATTTTCTACTGGATAGATGGATATTTTCTGCTTCTATAATGTGCAGTTTTGTCTCACTTAAACTGCTTCAGTAACTTAATTTGAATCAACTTGCGCTGGATTAAATTATGATATTTTGTGTGGTTTAGTTTAGTAAAAACTGTAGCTAATAATGTGGATGGATATGAATGTgttaaacacacaaattaaatagGACACTCCCTATTTCTTTGTAAATCAGTGTAAGTGTTTCAAtacactttttatttgtatcaaaaaacaacagtaaGAGGATAAATTTGTGAGTTTATCAAGCTATTACTATGATTTACAGCTTATTTACAGGAACAAAACCCACAACATTGATGCAAATGCatacaaaacagacacatgtgCTCATATGTGTAATTAGATTTGGAGCTAAAATAGCCAATTAAGCAATTAGCTGATTAACAGCCAGGTAAGCAACTATAGTTTTGAcagttaattaataaattaaaagttGTTCAAGTCAAGTAAACAGTCGgattttaatctcttaaatatgatttgctgtttgtttctggttgaagtcattgtaaatttaatatcattgattgtttaaaatgaaagaaaaataatctgaatgaATCAATtttgtaaaattgttttttgttgtgtttctagTCAAACTACGTAACCTCAACATCAATGATAACATTGTGGTGGAGTCATGTATTATGAAGCTGCAGCTACGCAGCACACCTGCTCACCACTTGTTCAGTATGGAGAGTGAGTATCAGCACATTCAAGATGTACAAGCagattttttaatttgcaaGAAAATaattctttgtctttcttttttctccattaCTAGACTCTCCACCACCGGACTTCACTAAATGTGGTCCTTCTCTGCTGCCGTCCATGCTCACCTGCTCATTCcgtccctcctcttcttcacccaGTGTGGAGGAGTGTGACAGGCGTTTGGTAGAGCAAAGAGGATACACTCCTCAGGACATAGAAGCATGTGCTCAGCTCAGGAGGAGCTTAGACAAAGCTGGGGAGACTGGCTTGGATGTACATGAACTTTACGAGGCTCTCGCACAACAGGAGGAGCCACAGTGTGGACGCACCAGGAGCATGCAGCAGTACATGAAGGTAAACACAAGCAACAGTGAACTGATTTGAATGTGGTGGTCAAAGGTCGCTGCATCAACCTGTTGAGAAATCTTTGATACAGTCACTATATATGACTGGACAATTGGTGTTTGGGGGAGAGTTGTAGCGAACAGTCACTTTCCTAGTTTTTTCCTTCTCTATGTGGTTGCCTGATGTCCTCCCTTTTTGCTCCAGGAGTTACAAGAAGAAGGCCAGGTGTTAAAAGTTGGCGGTCTGGGCGTCCGTTGGGTGCTCATGCAGCACGCTGACCCGTGGCTGCTGACTGTAAACTCCAAACAGTGGTCCCAGTCACGCCTCAAATCTGACAAACTCCCCTTCTTGGAGAATGAGCACAACATCCCCTTCATGCGAAAGAGATGCAGACGAGAAACCcgacaggagacagaggagccACCAGCTAAAAAACCTGCCGTGGACAGACAAGAGAGCAAAGACAGAGTGGATGCGGAGGGATTGCCAAGCAACGTGACGAACGAGGGAGAACAGCTGgaaaagcagaaagagagggaagatgaGGAAAGTGGAGACAAACAGTTAAACTTGAGAGAAGATGAGGGAGCAGAGCagacaagagaggaggaggcaggacaAGATAAGatagaaacagaggagagacaggaagaacagacagagcagagagcaagAGGGGACAGTACAGACGCTGAAAGAGCTGAAGAAGCATGTTCTCCCCAGGCAGGATTaactgatgttgatgttgagtAAGTACAGACTGTAAAGGATTGACTCCGATTATCTTATCATAGTTAACTgtgcattttccttttctttcttctctgtaatctccttctctcttcaaacccacacagtgaaaatgtgagttttatcaGCCGGCCGTGGCGCATGGTGGACGGTAAGCTGAACCGGCAGGTGTGCAAAGGCATGCTGGAAGCCTTGCTTTACCACATCATGTACCAACCTGGACTCACACAGCAGACGCTGGTGGAACATTACAAAGATGTGCTGCAGCCATTGGCAGTGCTGGACCTCGTGCAGGTAAACAGAAATACTCTCTCATGCATAGgcttacattttattttaagatctTCATTAGATCAACACATTCAGACAAGTTCCCAGGTAATTACCTTTATTTGGAGctttatttgtaattttccCTGATCCAGTATAGAGTCCATTTCCACATTGATAATTGCACCAACAGCAAGAATCATGTCAGGTGTTccacttttccttttccccaACATTTCTTCCAGAATTTTCACATTACAAGTATTTCAGCCTTCTGTTTAAAAGTAGGCATTTAGTGTGAAAATCATCAGggaatgttgttgttttgttgacagcAGGTTAGCATTGATCAGGAATACAGCAAAAGAAGAACTGATTAATTATGTAATGTCAGGTCCTcttgaatgtgttttcacaaaTGTATTCTGTGGAAGAGAGCATTTTACCAAGATTAATGCCTAATGATCCCACTCTCGTCTGCAGGCACTTATAGACATGGGCTGTGTGACCAAAAAAACTCTGGTTAAAGGTCCTAAGCCCACACTGTTTGGTCACACTGTGCACCAGACAAAAAGTGAGACAGGAGTGAAGACTGAGGATCCAGACACAGTGTTTTATGAGCCAACCATCAGCTGCTGCCTGCGGCTCAGTCAGGTGTTACCCAACGAACGTCACTGGAACAACTGTTTACCATGAAAGTGTTCGTCTGCCTCACTTGACCTGCACTTGGCCTTAACCTGGCTTCTCCTGGCATCACATTAGGTACATAAGGCTTTTGAAGTTTAAGCCTCAAGAAGCTCAGTAGTCAGACTCTTTTCTGATACttaaataatgtaattttaaaaaacgtTTCATGTCATCAATTCTGGTTTTACAGAAGAGggatttctttgtttgtttgtttgtttgttttttgtttgtttggtttattgtattccaaattaataaaaatgcatcacatgACATTCTTGACTTAAGTTTGTGTCGCAGCAAAGTGTTGCTGAATTCAGGAGGAACTGGGACTCAGGAGGAGCAATGTGAATTTCTTTGTGGCAGGGTGTAATTTGATGAGATGGGCCCCAGGTTTTTACTGGAAGGCTTTGAAAGATGTCAGTCTGCCAAACATGATCTCAGAGGGCATTGAGCTCCACCAAGGTTATGCAGTGTCACTGATTCCCATCCTGTATTTTCATGGACAAACATCCCTTGCGTGCAGCCAACCTGGAGCTGTTTGCAGCCCAGTGTAGTGTAGGATGGGATTCAGGCCATTGAATTCTGAAGAAATAAAACTcaaccaacattagcattaactgCTGTTCACTTACCAAGAGATTCAGCAgtcattgtgtttacaaaacaCAAGGTTAGAATATGACCTCTGGGCAGCCTGGACGCTACAGCGACTCACTATCGCAAAGTATTATGAGACAGAatgggctggggctagctggttagcatgctaacttcagtagaagaaaagaagtgatagaaatagaaacaaaacaaaagttaacattGCTGAAGACAgcttttggtgagtaaaggacAGGAGTTTGCTGCTCAACTGGCAACGTTTCCTCTAGACTTAAGTATCTGTcttatctgtatctgtattgGCTATGCAGGGCTAGCAAAAATGCACATATTGCACAAGGGAACTTGTGGAGTTTTCTTTGAAACAAGTACATTCactgtttctcaccaaaatgcATTGTGGGTATCTTTTAGGCCTAGTAACACATTGAGTACATATGTTTACCGCTTAAAGAATTTGCAAAGCTGTTTCTTTATTCTATGTCTTGAAACGTATACTGTTGACATTAATGTTTGCTAGCTGGCAGTCTTCTTTTTTCATGCAGGTCTCTGTGTTTCTTGACATGAGATTAACTTGTTAATCAGCAGAGTAGCATGATTCTTCCAGCATCTTGTCAACTGTCACAAGATGCAAACAAATCGGGGACTGATTCATCAAAACGTTGCTCCATAGTGCTACTTCTAGTCAAAAAAGCCACGGGATACCTCTGAAGGAGTAGCACTGACTGGGATGTGGGCATTGTTTCAGACTTTAATTGTGAGGAGTACCAGTACAAGGAGAGTACCTTATGTACTAAACCTAACTTGTATGGAagtgtctgtcttttgttttgattCTTTAAGGTTTTCCATTTGTCACCTGTCTACATATGGACTAAAGCTGAAGGGACATCTGAAGGAGCTACTCAAGAAAACACATCTCCTGTAAGTTGAATCAGATTCTTGATTTAAAAAGGATCAGGATATGTATTGTTTTGTCAGCAGCCCACGCTTCAAAAATTattacaaataattaaaaactattgaagggaaaagcagaaaaacccACGTGTGAGCAGCTGGAACCTCAGTGTTGGTATTTTTTCATGAGAAATTATTAAATGTACCTTCGGGTAATTTCAtttataacaaaacattttataaccTTTGCctatgttttaaatgtaaaaaaatcttaatttgtaaagtaaataaagctgtaaaataaatgtagtggagtaaaaagtacaatattttctGCTCATAGAGTTCTGTCTTCCTTGTCTGTGAGGACAAAGAGACATGGGGATATGTTAAGAACAGAACAGTTAGAGTTGGTaggaataataataactgatagAAGAGTGGTGAGCGTAGCCTTGCCCAGTCGCCAAAGGAGGTCTGCCAGGAAACTTAGCGATAAAGATCCCCGGGAAGCTGAGACCTGTTTGCTTACTGTTCTGCACTTGGATCCATTTCCAGACGAACTTCCTCCACTTTATTGTCTTGAATTGCCATACTTTCAGTTCTGTTGCTTGTGCACAGTCCACTTACAGGACTGCACAGatcagtgtgtgtaatgtgaggTAACTTGGTGGTTTGTAGTTCATCGCTCCGAAGCTCAGTAGCAAGGAAGGAAGGGTACCACCCACC is drawn from Lates calcarifer isolate ASB-BC8 unplaced genomic scaffold, TLL_Latcal_v3 _unitig_570_quiver_1065, whole genome shotgun sequence and contains these coding sequences:
- the LOC108875751 gene encoding general transcription factor 3C polypeptide 1 — translated: MSLGLLSVHVSIPKQMVVVDSNLVDNDVVKSMAALEEEDDDDDDGDECEGRKKLEVKAHQASHTNYLMMRGYCCPGIVKLRNLNINDNIVVESCIMKLQLRSTPAHHLFSMENSPPPDFTKCGPSLLPSMLTCSFRPSSSSPSVEECDRRLVEQRGYTPQDIEACAQLRRSLDKAGETGLDVHELYEALAQQEEPQCGRTRSMQQYMKELQEEGQVLKVGGLGVRWVLMQHADPWLLTVNSKQWSQSRLKSDKLPFLENEHNIPFMRKRCRRETRQETEEPPAKKPAVDRQESKDRVDAEGLPSNVTNEGEQLEKQKEREDEESGDKQLNLREDEGAEQTREEEAGQDKIETEERQEEQTEQRARGDSTDAERAEEACSPQAGLTDVDVDENVSFISRPWRMVDGKLNRQVCKGMLEALLYHIMYQPGLTQQTLVEHYKDVLQPLAVLDLVQALIDMGCVTKKTLVKGPKPTLFGHTVHQTKSETGVKTEDPDTVFYEPTISCCLRLSQVLPNERHWNNCLP